One window of the Nomia melanderi isolate GNS246 unplaced genomic scaffold, iyNomMela1 scaffold0115, whole genome shotgun sequence genome contains the following:
- the LOC116425168 gene encoding protein scabrous has translation MNGGTRLFRLTFLLAVAVGEMYADENISDAIRSLQEQVNALLDHRQQDYNALEESLKRTMEKNTELFVLKNEVKQLRKEVNALRGGNGNEAKNERLRVRWLGSAVSELQGEVADVLRTRNVSEELAERSRMKGELALLKGDIAAVGRGIQNLGGRIAKHEAALGTIRVDISAVTERFSLLSRTCADIASQLSAVQIEVKSMGCESSSTSSSMDTGKGKDSHGAGTRWSYSWTKDQRNKIPEDSTDAVAVRRRVSRRHGYSRRSEDRLKNLERKVSLLTQRRVTLLDARRVAYEKGEWFTINLSKRMKSLEKNQVDLSRRIADANENTNENAISIKRIGESVGSRLTGSLRTLEEIVETNNSAIKEELARLAVNAARKAAELSLTREELSNLRRAVQALSVSASKLQEKSDRQREAVDRLNRSCFNEFTRGAAASASQSESKSDSPPLVNGSELEIKLEPKLEQFEDRYHLIVDKLPTSCQEQSADRPAKDGLRLVDAGRGRKPIMVYCRGGWLVVGRRVDGTLDFNRSWNDYSVGFGSPVGEYWIGNQILHEFTRDNCTRLRVDMLDIYGERWRAEYELFAITSGETGYRLLIDGYTGNATDALSYQNGMPFSAKDRDMDDSAAHCAANYHGGWWFNRCQHANLNGKYSLGLTWFRSDTDQWMSIATSEMSVRRNSDCRRSR, from the exons ATGAACGGGGGAACGCGGTTATTTCGTCTAACGTTTCTCCTCGCAGTCGCGGTCGGAGAAATGTACGCCGACGAAAACATATCGGATGCGATACGATCGTTACAGGAACAGGTAAACGCGCTTCTGGACCACAGGCAGCAGGATTACAATGCCCTGGAAGAAAGCTTGAAACGCACCATGGAAAAAAATACCGAGTTGTTCGTCCTAAAGAACGAGGTGAAACAACTCAG AAAAGAAGTGAACGCGCTTCGCGGTGGGAACGGGAACGAGGCGAAAAACGAGAGACTGCGAGTCAGATGGTTGGGAAGCGCGGTGTCCGAGCTTCAGGGAGAAGTTGCCGATGTTCTCCGAACTAGAAACGTCAGCGAGGAGCTGGCGGAGAGGTCCAGGATGAAAGGCGAGCTCGCTTTGTTGAAGGGAGACATCGCCGCAGTTGGTAGAGGAATTCAAAATCTTGGCGGTAGAATCGCCAAGCACGAGGCTGCCCTGGGTACGATTCGCGTCGATATCTCCGCAGTCACGGAACGCTTCAGCCTTCTGTCTCGCACCTGCGCCGACATTGCTAGTCAG CTGAGCGCGGTTCAAATCGAGGTGAAATCTATGGGATGCgagtcgtcgtcgacgtcgtcgtcgatGGACACCGGCAAAGGAAAAGATTCGCATGGGGCAGGGACCCGGTGGTCGTACAGTTGGACCAAGGACCAGCGGAACAAGATTCCGGAGGACTCGACGGACGCGGTCGCGGTACGCCGCCGAGTCTCCAGACGGCACGGTTATTCCAGACGAAGCGAGGACCGGTTGAAAAACTTGGAGCGCAAAGTCTCTCTTCTGACGCAGAGGCGAGTCACGTTGCTGGACGCGAGGCGCGTCGCGTACGAGAAGGGCGAATGGTTCACGATCAATCTGAGCAAACGGATGAAAAGCTTGGAGAAGAATCAAGTCGATTTGTCGCGACGAATCGCGGACGCGAACGAGAACACGAACGAGAACGCGATCTCGATTAAACGCATCGGTGAGTCTGTCGGCTCGCGACTGACCGGCTCGTTGCGAACCCTCGAAGAGATCGTCGAGACCAACAACTCCGCGATCAAAGAAGAATTGGCTCGGCTAGCCGTGAACGCTGCGCGAAAAGCGGCCGAGCTCTCGTTGACCCGGGAGGAATTGAGCAACTTGCGACGCGCCGTGCAGGCGCTGAGCGTCAGCGCGTCGAAACTTCAGGAGAAGAGCGATCGTCAGCGGGAAGCCGTGGACCGATTGAATCGTAGCTGTTTCAACGAATTCACTCGGGGTGCGGCCGCTTCCGCCTCGCAGTCCGAATCAAAGTCCGACTCACCGCCTCTGGTGAACGGTTCCGAACTCGAAATTAAGCTAGAACCGAAACTCGAGCAGTTCGAAGACCGTTATCATCTGATTGTCGACAAACTGCCAACCAGTTGTCAAGAACAGTCGGCCGATCGCCCGGCCAAGGACGGACTCCGGCTCGTAGACGCGGGTCGGGGCCGCAAACCCATTATGGTTTATTGTCGCGGCGGTTGGCTCGTCGTTGGACGCCGCGTCGACGGCACGCTCGATTTCAATCGCAGCTGGAACGATTACTCTGTGGGTTTCGGCTCGCCGGTCGGCGAGTACTGGATCGGCAACCAGATCCTGCACGAGTTCACTCGAGACAATTGCACGCGGCTTCGCGTCGACATGCTGGACATTTACGGTGAACGTTGGCGAGCCGAATACGAGCTGTTCGCGATTACTTCCGGAGAGACGGGTTACAGATTGCTGATCGACGGTTACACCGGCAACGCGACCGACGCGTTGTCCTACCAAAACGGAATGCCGTTCAGCGCCAAGGATCGCGACATGGACGACAGCGCGGCACACTGCGCCGCAAACTACCACGGAGGATGGTGGTTTAATCGTTGCCAACACGCGAATCTCAACGGCAAATACTCGTTGGGCTTGACTTGGTTCCGCTCCGACACCGACCAGTGGATGTCGATCGCCACCTCGGAAATGTCTGTGCGCAGGAATTCGGACTGTCGCCGATCGCGGTAG
- the LOC116425170 gene encoding uncharacterized protein LOC116425170, with product MEQLGSGRNGLFSKAERMTLAGQGADDDETIDRCRLCLGRQAYSKSIFAGGAASEKIRSRILDCCPITLFEDERLPSSICQRCESKLDVTYEFRQLCRDSERVLRARYESNYRARSGTRYANSTSFGNAGTRTDENGADGCDESGSRAEGKSRNETEGESGGESEEECERSRRGSRNAEHGHRMQGREHQGDDENDAIIGSEMRSVKNVATNDAAGKGKGKGKGKGKGKGKPYVCELCKKTFASKSGLRFHFKSHNGTKPHSCRHCGKRFAIPSYLKRHERTHAGNKVFVCRICSAAFASSNGLKYHSRSHTGERNYRCETCGKSFRRYKYLKEHVFTHTGEKPFVCKRCGTAAYANSGSLFVHEKRCNVQNAD from the exons ATGGAACAGCTTGGGAGCGGAAGGAACGGATTATTCTCAAAAGCCGAACGAATGACACTAGCGGGGCAGGGTGCAGACGACGATGAAACGATCGATCGGTGCAGGTTGTGTCTTGGCAGGCAAGCTTATTCGAAATCCATATTCGCTGGAGGAGCTGCGTCCGAGAAGATACGTTCGCGTATTTTAGACTGTTGTCCCATCACG CTATTCGAGGACGAGCGACTACCGAGCTCGATTTGTCAACGATGCGAGAGCAAGTTGGACGTCACCTATGAATTTCGGCAACTATGCAGAGACTCGGAGCGCGTTCTCCGCGCGCGCTACGAATCCAATTACCGTGCTCGAAGCGGTACGCGGTACGCAAACTCGACGAGTTTTGGG AACGCCGGTACGCGAACGGACGAAAATGGAGCTGACGGATGCGACGAAAGCGGCAGTCGCGCGGAAGGGAAatcacgaaacgaaacggaagggGAGTCGGGGGGCGAATCGGAAGAGGAATGCGAAAGATCGAGAAGAGGATCGAGAAACGCGGAGCATGGACACCGAATGCAAGGACGCGAGCATCAGGGGGATGACGAGAATGATGCCATAATCGGTTCCGAGATGCGATCGGTGAAGAACGTCGCGACAAACGATGCAGCggggaaaggaaaaggaaaaggaaaaggaaaaggaaaaggaaaaggaaaaccgTACGTTTGCGAGCTGTGTAAGAAAACGTTCGCTTCGAAATCCGGGTTAAGGTTCCATTTCAAGTCGCACAACGGTACTAAGCCGCATTCGTGTCGACATTGCGGCAAACGGTTTGCCATTCCGAGTTACCTGAAGAGACACGAGCGAACTCACGCGGGAAACAAAGTGTTCGTTTGTCGGATCTGTAGCGCCGCGTTCGCCTCTTCGAACGGTCTGAAATACCACTCGAGATCGCACACCGGGGAGAGGAATTATCGGTGCGAGACGTGCGGCAAGTCCTTCCGCCGATACAAATACCTGAAGGAACACGTCTTCACTCACACGGGAGAGAAACCGTTTGTTTGCAAACGCTGCGGCACCGCTGCTTACGCCAATTCCGGTAGCCTATTTGTCCACGAAAAGAGATGCAACGTGCAAAATGCCGATTAA
- the bma gene encoding SCY1-like protein bma isoform X3, which yields MFAKSRASGSTPSVLLPDPLQNLYDVGKQSATAGPENAWRIYDGYAKADRKEVSIFLFDKRSVEKLYKRKRKEMVTDILRKAAQKMERFSHPKLLQAYKVEECADSLAFASEPVLASLANVLAYQEQRASNLDQSSSNVTKHGTSATGHRTTFAKEYELLDFEIKYGLLQITEALLFLHGTGKVLHRNVCPASIIITKRGTWKLSGLEFIVENANDMPMSVQPWTKHAPKMTQPNLDYIAPEIQQKKQGSFYSDMYSFGMTICAIFNQGRPLIQANHSCSEYLKQIENLQKQVDVMLPLIPLPLREAVSRLLHNDPAQRPTVQILLLMKYFQDPPVYGLQFLDVSKMKNVLQREHFYTTTLKGILPYIPKKLWYQHIWTYLETELESQEVQSAVLQPVLYIVEKSTQEEYNCIVFPALRTLFANRKSVQGTVTLLENLHLILEKTPREYREKEVLRFLYESFENSTTQVQTAAFVAVANVTEYIEDDEAVRNIIFPKLFQAFEQNSVDPRVLMNVIPCILNRLEKQEIVDLILPLLYNANLQEPEVIFRVVKIYRLMLTDKKYGLTANWMATRAMPSLLPQTVNSALNLEQFELLHKVLQDMLSHIERTQRNQLSLDNLSLSSPERHWSLRHQYSTNNMHAPTFNIPNLRIEQRKTSSAEDMARKTSIGSISMTRSAENMTRKNSMAAVLGWFSPSSKNDNNFLRVANAFSSRRSSDITLMAPKIRVVQSCVSSPGGTPGGGLPFRRHSSTGSQDKRESSINLSPPTGGMPITSSSVPHLWSSSMNSIRGSRRPSVSSTSPQQGTGLLQQVGSSMYQFLSRQFDAGTVTTRR from the exons ATGTTCGCCAAGTCGAGGGCTAGTGGTTCGACGCCGAGCGTTCTCCTTCCGGATCCTCTGCAGAATTTGTACGACGTGGGGAAGCAGTCGGCCACTGCGGGTCCCGAAAACGCTTGGCGCATATACGATGGATACGCGAAAGCGGATAGAAAG GAAGTCTCGATATTTCTGTTCGACAAGAGGTCGGTCGAGAAACTTTACAAGCGCAAGCGGAAAGAGATGGTTACGGATATACTACGGAAAGCTGCGCAAAAGATGGAACGGTTCTCTCATCCGAAACTACTTCAG GCGTACAAAGTCGAAGAATGCGCGGACAGTCTGGCGTTCGCTTCGGAACCTGTTCTCGCCAGCCTCGCGAACGTTCTGGCTTATCAGGAGCAGCGGGCAAGCAATCTCGACCAATCGTCGAGCAATGTAACGAAACACGGTACTTCGGCTACCGGACATCGTACGACTTTCGCGAAGGAATACGAGTTGCTCGATTTTGAGATCAAATACGGACTGTTGCAG ATCACCGAAGCTCTGCTGTTTCTTCACGGGACCGGCAAAGTTCTTCATAGAAACGTTTGCCCCGCTAGTATTATAATTACGAAGAGGGGCACATGGAAGCTATCTGGACTGGAGTTTATCG TAGAGAATGCCAATGACATGCCAATGTCTGTACAACCGTGGACGAAACATGCGCCGAAAATGACACAGCCTAATCTCGATTATATCG CTCCAGAAATACAACAAAAGAAACAGGGAAGCTTCTACAGCGACATGTACAGCTTCGGCATGACTATTTGCGCGATTTTCAATCAAGGTCGACCACTGATTCAAGCGAATCACAGTTGCTCCGAATACCTCAAGCAAATAGAGAAC CTTCAGAAACAAGTCGACGTGATGTTGCCTTTGATTCCACTTCCGCTTCGAGAAGCTGTTAGTCGTCTGTTGCACAACGACCCGGCACAAAGACCGACCGTTCAAATTCTCTTgctgatgaaatattttca AGATCCGCCGGTCTATGGACTTCAATTCTTGGACGTGAGCAAAATGAAAAACGTGCTGCAGAGGGAGCATTTTTACACGACTACTCTCAAAGGAATATTGCCGTATATACCAAAG AAGCTGTGGTATCAACACATTTGGACTTACCTGGAAACTGAACTAGAAAGTCAGGAAGTTCAGTCAGCTGTTCTACAGCCAGTGCTCTATATCGTAGAAAAGAGTACGCAAGAGGAATACAATTGTATCGTATTCCCCGCATTGAG GACACTTTTCGCAAATCGCAAGTCGGTCCAAGGAACGGTCACGCTGTTGGAGAATTTACATCTAATACTAGAGAAGACACCACGGGAGTACAGGGAGAAAGAAGTGCTTCGTTTTCTTTACGAATCTTTTGAAAATTCCACTACTCAGGTACAG ACGGCGGCGTTCGTAGCCGTGGCGAACGTGACCGAGTACATCGAAGACGACGAGGCCGTTCGAAATATCATATTTCCAAAGTTGTTTCAAGCGTTTGAACAAAATTCGGTTGACCCGCGAGTGCTGATGAACGTGATTCCTTGCATTCTGAACCGGCTAGAGAAGCAGGAAATTGTCGATTTAATCCTTCCGTTGTTGTACAACGCGAACCTTCAGGAGCCGGAGGTTATTTTTAGGGTTGTAA aaatttatagattaatgTTGACCGATAAAAAGTATGGGCTGACGGCGAACTGGATGGCAACTCGAGCAATGCCCTCCTTGCTACCTCAAACGGTCAATTCAGCTTTAAACCTCGAGCAATTTGAACTACTTCACAAAGTTTTGCAAGACATGCTCAGTCACATCGAGAG GACTCAGCGGAATCAGTTGTCGTTGGACAACCTGTCTCTGTCCAGTCCGGAAAGACATTGGAGTTTACGACATCAATACAGCACGAATAATATGCATGCCCCGACGTTCAATATACCGAATCTCCGAATCGAACAGAGAAAGACGTCCTCCGCTGAAGACATGGCTAGGAAAACGAGCATAG GTTCGATATCGATGACAAGGTCGGCAGAAAACATGACAAGAAAAAATTCGATGGCCG CTGTGTTGGGTTGGTTCTCGCCGTCGTCGAAGAACGACAACAACTTCCTCAGGGTGGCGAATGCCTTTTCGAGTCGACGTTCATCGGATATTACTCTAATGGCACCAAAGATACGCGTGGTGCAGTCCTGCGTGAGTTCGCCAGGTGGGACACCCGGTGGTGGATTACCATTTCGACGGCACTCGAGTACTGGTTCGCAAGACAAGCGCGAATCCAGCATCAATTTGTCACCTCCCACG GGAGGTATGCCGATTACCAGTAGCAGCGTCCCACACTTGTGGAGCTCGAGCATGAACAGTATACGCGGCTCGAGACGTCCGTCGGTTTCGTCGACGTCGCCCCAACAGGGTACCGGACTGCTGCAGCAGGTTGGGTCCAGCATG TACCAGTTCCTCAGTAGACAGTTTGACGCAGGAACTGTAACAACGAGACGCTGA
- the bma gene encoding SCY1-like protein bma isoform X1: MFAKSRASGSTPSVLLPDPLQNLYDVGKQSATAGPENAWRIYDGYAKADRKEVSIFLFDKRSVEKLYKRKRKEMVTDILRKAAQKMERFSHPKLLQAYKVEECADSLAFASEPVLASLANVLAYQEQRASNLDQSSSNVTKHGTSATGHRTTFAKEYELLDFEIKYGLLQITEALLFLHGTGKVLHRNVCPASIIITKRGTWKLSGLEFIVENANDMPMSVQPWTKHAPKMTQPNLDYIAPEIQQKKQGSFYSDMYSFGMTICAIFNQGRPLIQANHSCSEYLKQIENLQKQVDVMLPLIPLPLREAVSRLLHNDPAQRPTVQILLLMKYFQDPPVYGLQFLDVSKMKNVLQREHFYTTTLKGILPYIPKKLWYQHIWTYLETELESQEVQSAVLQPVLYIVEKSTQEEYNCIVFPALRTLFANRKSVQGTVTLLENLHLILEKTPREYREKEVLRFLYESFENSTTQVQTAAFVAVANVTEYIEDDEAVRNIIFPKLFQAFEQNSVDPRVLMNVIPCILNRLEKQEIVDLILPLLYNANLQEPEVIFRVVKIYRLMLTDKKYGLTANWMATRAMPSLLPQTVNSALNLEQFELLHKVLQDMLSHIERTQRNQLSLDNLSLSSPERHWSLRHQYSTNNMHAPTFNIPNLRIEQRKTSSAEDMARKTSIGSISMTRSAENMTRKNSMAAVLGWFSPSSKNDNNFLRVANAFSSRRSSDITLMAPKIRVVQSCVSSPGGTPGGGLPFRRHSSTGSQDKRESSINLSPPTGGMPITSSSVPHLWSSSMNSIRGSRRPSVSSTSPQQGTGLLQQVGSSMVRQQLPICLNLNGPPPLPPPPQPPTLSPLLQLSGQLSH; the protein is encoded by the exons ATGTTCGCCAAGTCGAGGGCTAGTGGTTCGACGCCGAGCGTTCTCCTTCCGGATCCTCTGCAGAATTTGTACGACGTGGGGAAGCAGTCGGCCACTGCGGGTCCCGAAAACGCTTGGCGCATATACGATGGATACGCGAAAGCGGATAGAAAG GAAGTCTCGATATTTCTGTTCGACAAGAGGTCGGTCGAGAAACTTTACAAGCGCAAGCGGAAAGAGATGGTTACGGATATACTACGGAAAGCTGCGCAAAAGATGGAACGGTTCTCTCATCCGAAACTACTTCAG GCGTACAAAGTCGAAGAATGCGCGGACAGTCTGGCGTTCGCTTCGGAACCTGTTCTCGCCAGCCTCGCGAACGTTCTGGCTTATCAGGAGCAGCGGGCAAGCAATCTCGACCAATCGTCGAGCAATGTAACGAAACACGGTACTTCGGCTACCGGACATCGTACGACTTTCGCGAAGGAATACGAGTTGCTCGATTTTGAGATCAAATACGGACTGTTGCAG ATCACCGAAGCTCTGCTGTTTCTTCACGGGACCGGCAAAGTTCTTCATAGAAACGTTTGCCCCGCTAGTATTATAATTACGAAGAGGGGCACATGGAAGCTATCTGGACTGGAGTTTATCG TAGAGAATGCCAATGACATGCCAATGTCTGTACAACCGTGGACGAAACATGCGCCGAAAATGACACAGCCTAATCTCGATTATATCG CTCCAGAAATACAACAAAAGAAACAGGGAAGCTTCTACAGCGACATGTACAGCTTCGGCATGACTATTTGCGCGATTTTCAATCAAGGTCGACCACTGATTCAAGCGAATCACAGTTGCTCCGAATACCTCAAGCAAATAGAGAAC CTTCAGAAACAAGTCGACGTGATGTTGCCTTTGATTCCACTTCCGCTTCGAGAAGCTGTTAGTCGTCTGTTGCACAACGACCCGGCACAAAGACCGACCGTTCAAATTCTCTTgctgatgaaatattttca AGATCCGCCGGTCTATGGACTTCAATTCTTGGACGTGAGCAAAATGAAAAACGTGCTGCAGAGGGAGCATTTTTACACGACTACTCTCAAAGGAATATTGCCGTATATACCAAAG AAGCTGTGGTATCAACACATTTGGACTTACCTGGAAACTGAACTAGAAAGTCAGGAAGTTCAGTCAGCTGTTCTACAGCCAGTGCTCTATATCGTAGAAAAGAGTACGCAAGAGGAATACAATTGTATCGTATTCCCCGCATTGAG GACACTTTTCGCAAATCGCAAGTCGGTCCAAGGAACGGTCACGCTGTTGGAGAATTTACATCTAATACTAGAGAAGACACCACGGGAGTACAGGGAGAAAGAAGTGCTTCGTTTTCTTTACGAATCTTTTGAAAATTCCACTACTCAGGTACAG ACGGCGGCGTTCGTAGCCGTGGCGAACGTGACCGAGTACATCGAAGACGACGAGGCCGTTCGAAATATCATATTTCCAAAGTTGTTTCAAGCGTTTGAACAAAATTCGGTTGACCCGCGAGTGCTGATGAACGTGATTCCTTGCATTCTGAACCGGCTAGAGAAGCAGGAAATTGTCGATTTAATCCTTCCGTTGTTGTACAACGCGAACCTTCAGGAGCCGGAGGTTATTTTTAGGGTTGTAA aaatttatagattaatgTTGACCGATAAAAAGTATGGGCTGACGGCGAACTGGATGGCAACTCGAGCAATGCCCTCCTTGCTACCTCAAACGGTCAATTCAGCTTTAAACCTCGAGCAATTTGAACTACTTCACAAAGTTTTGCAAGACATGCTCAGTCACATCGAGAG GACTCAGCGGAATCAGTTGTCGTTGGACAACCTGTCTCTGTCCAGTCCGGAAAGACATTGGAGTTTACGACATCAATACAGCACGAATAATATGCATGCCCCGACGTTCAATATACCGAATCTCCGAATCGAACAGAGAAAGACGTCCTCCGCTGAAGACATGGCTAGGAAAACGAGCATAG GTTCGATATCGATGACAAGGTCGGCAGAAAACATGACAAGAAAAAATTCGATGGCCG CTGTGTTGGGTTGGTTCTCGCCGTCGTCGAAGAACGACAACAACTTCCTCAGGGTGGCGAATGCCTTTTCGAGTCGACGTTCATCGGATATTACTCTAATGGCACCAAAGATACGCGTGGTGCAGTCCTGCGTGAGTTCGCCAGGTGGGACACCCGGTGGTGGATTACCATTTCGACGGCACTCGAGTACTGGTTCGCAAGACAAGCGCGAATCCAGCATCAATTTGTCACCTCCCACG GGAGGTATGCCGATTACCAGTAGCAGCGTCCCACACTTGTGGAGCTCGAGCATGAACAGTATACGCGGCTCGAGACGTCCGTCGGTTTCGTCGACGTCGCCCCAACAGGGTACCGGACTGCTGCAGCAGGTTGGGTCCAGCATGGTAAGACAACAACTCCCCATCTGCCTGAACCTCAATggaccaccaccactaccaccaccaccacaacCACCAACACTCTCTCCATTACTCCAGCTATCGGGACAGCTTTCCCACTGA
- the bma gene encoding SCY1-like protein bma isoform X2 produces the protein MFAKSRASGSTPSVLLPDPLQNLYDVGKQSATAGPENAWRIYDGYAKADRKEVSIFLFDKRSVEKLYKRKRKEMVTDILRKAAQKMERFSHPKLLQAYKVEECADSLAFASEPVLASLANVLAYQEQRASNLDQSSSNVTKHGTSATGHRTTFAKEYELLDFEIKYGLLQITEALLFLHGTGKVLHRNVCPASIIITKRGTWKLSGLEFIENANDMPMSVQPWTKHAPKMTQPNLDYIAPEIQQKKQGSFYSDMYSFGMTICAIFNQGRPLIQANHSCSEYLKQIENLQKQVDVMLPLIPLPLREAVSRLLHNDPAQRPTVQILLLMKYFQDPPVYGLQFLDVSKMKNVLQREHFYTTTLKGILPYIPKKLWYQHIWTYLETELESQEVQSAVLQPVLYIVEKSTQEEYNCIVFPALRTLFANRKSVQGTVTLLENLHLILEKTPREYREKEVLRFLYESFENSTTQVQTAAFVAVANVTEYIEDDEAVRNIIFPKLFQAFEQNSVDPRVLMNVIPCILNRLEKQEIVDLILPLLYNANLQEPEVIFRVVKIYRLMLTDKKYGLTANWMATRAMPSLLPQTVNSALNLEQFELLHKVLQDMLSHIERTQRNQLSLDNLSLSSPERHWSLRHQYSTNNMHAPTFNIPNLRIEQRKTSSAEDMARKTSIGSISMTRSAENMTRKNSMAAVLGWFSPSSKNDNNFLRVANAFSSRRSSDITLMAPKIRVVQSCVSSPGGTPGGGLPFRRHSSTGSQDKRESSINLSPPTGGMPITSSSVPHLWSSSMNSIRGSRRPSVSSTSPQQGTGLLQQVGSSMVRQQLPICLNLNGPPPLPPPPQPPTLSPLLQLSGQLSH, from the exons ATGTTCGCCAAGTCGAGGGCTAGTGGTTCGACGCCGAGCGTTCTCCTTCCGGATCCTCTGCAGAATTTGTACGACGTGGGGAAGCAGTCGGCCACTGCGGGTCCCGAAAACGCTTGGCGCATATACGATGGATACGCGAAAGCGGATAGAAAG GAAGTCTCGATATTTCTGTTCGACAAGAGGTCGGTCGAGAAACTTTACAAGCGCAAGCGGAAAGAGATGGTTACGGATATACTACGGAAAGCTGCGCAAAAGATGGAACGGTTCTCTCATCCGAAACTACTTCAG GCGTACAAAGTCGAAGAATGCGCGGACAGTCTGGCGTTCGCTTCGGAACCTGTTCTCGCCAGCCTCGCGAACGTTCTGGCTTATCAGGAGCAGCGGGCAAGCAATCTCGACCAATCGTCGAGCAATGTAACGAAACACGGTACTTCGGCTACCGGACATCGTACGACTTTCGCGAAGGAATACGAGTTGCTCGATTTTGAGATCAAATACGGACTGTTGCAG ATCACCGAAGCTCTGCTGTTTCTTCACGGGACCGGCAAAGTTCTTCATAGAAACGTTTGCCCCGCTAGTATTATAATTACGAAGAGGGGCACATGGAAGCTATCTGGACTGGAGTTTATCG AGAATGCCAATGACATGCCAATGTCTGTACAACCGTGGACGAAACATGCGCCGAAAATGACACAGCCTAATCTCGATTATATCG CTCCAGAAATACAACAAAAGAAACAGGGAAGCTTCTACAGCGACATGTACAGCTTCGGCATGACTATTTGCGCGATTTTCAATCAAGGTCGACCACTGATTCAAGCGAATCACAGTTGCTCCGAATACCTCAAGCAAATAGAGAAC CTTCAGAAACAAGTCGACGTGATGTTGCCTTTGATTCCACTTCCGCTTCGAGAAGCTGTTAGTCGTCTGTTGCACAACGACCCGGCACAAAGACCGACCGTTCAAATTCTCTTgctgatgaaatattttca AGATCCGCCGGTCTATGGACTTCAATTCTTGGACGTGAGCAAAATGAAAAACGTGCTGCAGAGGGAGCATTTTTACACGACTACTCTCAAAGGAATATTGCCGTATATACCAAAG AAGCTGTGGTATCAACACATTTGGACTTACCTGGAAACTGAACTAGAAAGTCAGGAAGTTCAGTCAGCTGTTCTACAGCCAGTGCTCTATATCGTAGAAAAGAGTACGCAAGAGGAATACAATTGTATCGTATTCCCCGCATTGAG GACACTTTTCGCAAATCGCAAGTCGGTCCAAGGAACGGTCACGCTGTTGGAGAATTTACATCTAATACTAGAGAAGACACCACGGGAGTACAGGGAGAAAGAAGTGCTTCGTTTTCTTTACGAATCTTTTGAAAATTCCACTACTCAGGTACAG ACGGCGGCGTTCGTAGCCGTGGCGAACGTGACCGAGTACATCGAAGACGACGAGGCCGTTCGAAATATCATATTTCCAAAGTTGTTTCAAGCGTTTGAACAAAATTCGGTTGACCCGCGAGTGCTGATGAACGTGATTCCTTGCATTCTGAACCGGCTAGAGAAGCAGGAAATTGTCGATTTAATCCTTCCGTTGTTGTACAACGCGAACCTTCAGGAGCCGGAGGTTATTTTTAGGGTTGTAA aaatttatagattaatgTTGACCGATAAAAAGTATGGGCTGACGGCGAACTGGATGGCAACTCGAGCAATGCCCTCCTTGCTACCTCAAACGGTCAATTCAGCTTTAAACCTCGAGCAATTTGAACTACTTCACAAAGTTTTGCAAGACATGCTCAGTCACATCGAGAG GACTCAGCGGAATCAGTTGTCGTTGGACAACCTGTCTCTGTCCAGTCCGGAAAGACATTGGAGTTTACGACATCAATACAGCACGAATAATATGCATGCCCCGACGTTCAATATACCGAATCTCCGAATCGAACAGAGAAAGACGTCCTCCGCTGAAGACATGGCTAGGAAAACGAGCATAG GTTCGATATCGATGACAAGGTCGGCAGAAAACATGACAAGAAAAAATTCGATGGCCG CTGTGTTGGGTTGGTTCTCGCCGTCGTCGAAGAACGACAACAACTTCCTCAGGGTGGCGAATGCCTTTTCGAGTCGACGTTCATCGGATATTACTCTAATGGCACCAAAGATACGCGTGGTGCAGTCCTGCGTGAGTTCGCCAGGTGGGACACCCGGTGGTGGATTACCATTTCGACGGCACTCGAGTACTGGTTCGCAAGACAAGCGCGAATCCAGCATCAATTTGTCACCTCCCACG GGAGGTATGCCGATTACCAGTAGCAGCGTCCCACACTTGTGGAGCTCGAGCATGAACAGTATACGCGGCTCGAGACGTCCGTCGGTTTCGTCGACGTCGCCCCAACAGGGTACCGGACTGCTGCAGCAGGTTGGGTCCAGCATGGTAAGACAACAACTCCCCATCTGCCTGAACCTCAATggaccaccaccactaccaccaccaccacaacCACCAACACTCTCTCCATTACTCCAGCTATCGGGACAGCTTTCCCACTGA